The DNA window ACCAGGAGGAAGCTTTGTGATGCAGATTCCTCCaaaaagtgcatccaggacgctgcgaATGAAACGTTCCCAGTTCTAGTGCCGCGAAATAAGTTTGCCTTAGCACCTGCAgagacaagatccacgtacGATTTTGTATGTGCCACCAGCACCACTGGTGATTTCAACCAGGAAATTCGTCTGATAAGGAGGTTGCGTCGTCGGGTGAAATTTAATCGTGAGAATAAgcggacgtcaagagcgaacgAGGTTGAAAAGgagtgggaggacaagaacctgGATGAAGCCTATGTTTTACTAAGACAGtacagcggcaaaatgaaaagatgttccccatTCTTCAACACTGCTAATGAAGTCGCTGTCGGCGAGGCAAGTCCATCAATTtgagggatcacttcaacaCCTTGCCGAATCGGCTACCCGTATCACCTGCTAAACTCGAGGCTCTGGTCTGTATCCAGAAGATGAAAAGTTGGACACGACAGagttagcgcagaaatgc is part of the Necator americanus strain Aroian chromosome V, whole genome shotgun sequence genome and encodes:
- a CDS encoding hypothetical protein (NECATOR_CHRV.G19484.T2), with amino-acid sequence MSSLKNKECRKKFRQRVSVHAFGMRTRRKLCDADSSKKCIQDAANETFPVLVPRNKFALAPAETRSTYDFVCATSTTGDFNQEIRLIRRLRRRVKFNRENKRTSRANEVEKEWEDKNLDEAYVLLRQYSGKMKRCSPFFNTANEVAVGEASPSI
- a CDS encoding hypothetical protein (NECATOR_CHRV.G19484.T1) → MRTRRKLCDADSSKKCIQDAANETFPVLVPRNKFALAPAETRSTYDFVCATSTTGDFNQEIRLIRRLRRRVKFNRENKRTSRANEVEKEWEDKNLDEAYVLLRQYSGKMKRCSPFFNTANEVAVGEASPSI